From Xyrauchen texanus isolate HMW12.3.18 chromosome 44, RBS_HiC_50CHRs, whole genome shotgun sequence:
attttctctctttttatcacCTTTGCGTGTTGCGTTCTGCTAGTGTCAACTGTCATTCTCACTTATTCATAAGTAAACATCACAATCTGTTCAGCTACATACAAACGGCTCATTTAAAAGACtcctaacttaaagggatagttaaccttaaaatgaaattctctcacaTGTTTCAAACACttaggattttttttatgtaaaacaaaaagaTACATATTATGTagaatgttcatgctgttctTGTCTGTACAATGACAAAAAGATAATGGGGAAAAAAGGAACATAAATATTCTCCAtacgactcatgcactatatttgaAGACTTCATACCATAGCTTAGAGGAAGAGACAGACCAAAATGAATAAACTGTAAATAATGATTGAGTTCCTTGATTTACCGCAGACTTCACCTCATGAAAATAAGCGTTTAATATTTACAGAATTGTCCCCCTTTGCAGGTACCAGCAGATCATGCATTACCACATGCAAAACGAGGAATATAGTAAAGTCGTAGAGGCTTGTAAGCGCTATGGGGACAAGGAGGTGTGTTTGTGGGAACAAGCGCTGGGCTATTTTGCACGTAAAGAAGAAAACTGCAAGGCCTATATTAGCGAAGTCCTGAAGCACATTGATAAAAATAACCTGATGCCTCCACTTCTGGGTGAGTAGAAATATAAGAAGCACTTTTGGTTTGCAGTTGTTGGGGCCTTTTCTCTGAAGTTTGCTCTCACTTATTTGTAGTTTTCACATGTTAACAATGACCTGACCTTTTAACCATATTTCGTTCTTTCGGTCACTTAGTAGAAAGTTCTTATCCATCTCTGACCTCTTGATAAACCAGATCATAGCAGTGTAGTATTTTCCATACTGTGTTTAGCATTATTTAAACCTTATATTACCGTCTTTGTTGCAGTGGTGCAGACATTGGCCCATAACTCCACAGCCTCACTGTCAGTCATAAAAGACTATTTGATAAATAAactggagagagagacacaacagattgAGGAAGATGAAAGTAAAATTAAACAGTACAGAGAGGAGACGGCTCACCTCCGTTCCGAGATACAGGAACTCAAATCCTGGTGAGCAATTTAAGGATTCATTCATTCCCTTATTACCAGTTGCTATGGACGATAACATTTATTCTAATGTGCAGTAGTAGACGTCTTGTAAGACTGTGAAAAATGCACATTTATCACTGTAAATACATACCACTGTAAAAACTTTTTTGTTCCACTTTTAGTGCAAAGATTTTCCAGAAGACCAAGTGCAGCATGTGTAACAGCCCACTAGAGTTGCCATCTGTGCACTTCCTGTGCAGTCACTCCTTCCACCAGCACTGCTTAGACAGCTTCGCTGAGAGTGAAGCAGAGTGTCCCACCTGCACCCCTGAGAACAGGAAGGTCATGGATATGCTTCGTGCACAAGATCAGAAACGAGATCTGCATGACCATTTTAACAGACAGGTATGAGCAAGTGACAGTTGACAGAGGTATATTTATGCAACGTACTCTTTACTCCTCTCATtcgcacaataaaaaaaaattagagtggcaagtaaaagtatgtgaaccctttggaattagctggttttctgcattaattggtcataaaatgtgatctcatcttcattaaagtcacaagtatagacaaacacattgtgcttaagctaaaaacacacaaacaattataatctttcatgtctttattgaacctATCCCATTAACCATTCACTGTGCTGTGGAAAAAACAAGTGAGTTTTTacacagtactaaattgtctccatttatataCAGGTTGTCTaattaactgtggacagatgaatatttgagctcttcgagataactttgtaaccctttccagctttatgcaaagcaacaattcttgatcgaaGGTCTTCTAAGATCTCTTTTTGTGAGGTATGGtgcacgtcagcagatgcttcttgtgaatggcaaatacaaaatgtttgagtactttttaaatgtcaaagtaggtctaacccacacctccaatcttgttcgattaattggatgccaggtttgccaactcctgactctaattggcttttgttgatgtcattagcctaggagttcacatactttttccaacctgcaCTATCAATGTTTGATTGATGTATTTAATATgtgcaagaacaatacaataattgatGTGTTATTAGATCAAATAGATTGTCTTTGTTCATTATTGTTACTTTGATGAAGattaaaccagattttaagacacatgtatacataaatacaggtaattccaaagagtTTACATACTTGCCACTGTAAAATCATTTTCACAAACTGCATAAAAAATGAACTTCTGCAATCAGTAATAAACCACTTTCCAGACACTTTATGGATGTAATCTTGCAAGTGTAAAGATATTTTTACCTCTGGCCTGCAATCCTCTGTTACTGTTTGCAACATTTCTATTAATGACTATGATTTTCTCAAGGGAAATATTTCACTTGTTGGCCTTTGAATATAATAACACTTTAGCATACAAAGAATGCTAATGACTTTTGTTAAACATCCCATCTGGGTTTGATTTATAAATTATCTGTAAAGAATGTCTTTCTCCATCATTTAGCGCACTCTCATGCACAAACTTACACCAATTTGTTCATGATTAACAAGCTGACAATGTGTACGCTCATGTAACCTCCTTAAACAGCTTTCCTTTATTGGGGTAAGGCCATAAATAGTCAAAGCAAAAAACAATCTACACTCTTACATTTTGGCCCATTACTCCgatttcacattgcatgtaaacactatTACTGgcgttcttaccggcttatccagtATGCACAAGTCTGTTAACTTTTTTTACGTCAAAAGAGGAGAATAATCCAACAACTACAAGACTCAAGTAAGCATCATTTTCTTGCTTTGtcgaatttttttaataaaacgaTTTTAGTTAGTTGTCAATGTACTGGTGTGCATGTCAATGTGTTCGTTTTCTGATAAATGTTTGATCTGCTAGGGACTTACTGTGTAACTGTAATATATTTATGATGTATATCCTCATTTCAAAAGGCAATAGAATACAATTgtatttctatctctctctcttccataGCTGAAATGTTCTAACGATGGCTTCTCAGTCATTGCTGACTATTTTGGCCGGGGAGTGTTTAACAAACTCACACTGATAACGGATCCTCCCGGAGGCAAGAGTGGAGCTGGGAATCTGGAGGCTGAATTTCACAGAGATCTGCTCATAAACACCAAAAGGAATACTTGAGAGCTGGACACAAATTTAAATGAAGCACCTCTGAGAAAAGCTGATCTAGGGTCAGATATCTGACTTTCCACATTGGTCATGGTCTGTATGTGCAAAACATAAAGCTAATCCAGAAACAGGTCTACAGTAATTTTAACACCCTTTAAACAAATCCAGATAAACCCCTCTCACCACCTATGATTCTGATCTGTATACAGGGTGGATAGTAGAGAGCAAGATGGTAGCTCTTGTTAGATGATTTAATATATCTATTCTGTAAGATCAGATCAACATAAAGAGGAAATGGAGATAACATCAAGTATCAAAAACAGGACTTTTGGGTAAAGATAAAGTGCAAGTTCTTGCATGTCTACACCTTTATCTTGACATTTTTAAGCCTATAATTAAACTTGCACAACTGTTTTGCAGCCCTTGATTAGTTATTTGTGAGAGGTAAAGTATTGCAGCCCATCATTATTGCAGATATGCTACTTAGAACCATTTTGCTCGCAAGTCAACTAAAAAACTATAACCAATGTCAAATGCctgttaaaatgtacatgttattaatttaaacatatgtAAAACACATTATTGTTCACTGTGTAATTACACTTCTTAGATGTTTGTTATGATTAATTTATACATAACAAATCAAGAATAAAGTCTTACTAATACACTGTATTTTATATACATCAAAGTGTTGAACATGGGCATGGGGACATGTTGTATATCTGGTGTGTATAGTAATGTCATGCTATACATCGTGTTCAAAGGCCACATATTAAAAAATATGACAATCCTTGATGTCCATTCAGTTGGTAAATTTTTGACATCAGATATCATAGCCAAAAGAGCCTTGTTTACTGAGCAGACTGAAGTCATACACGCCTTCAAGAAACAGTTTTAGTCGAGTCTTCTGAAGCATAGGTTAGAATTGTCATAAGCAAAGCTAAACAGCTGAGCCAGCAAGAAAAATAGCTGATAACCACATCTTGTTCTTAAGAACAGATCCATAGCAACCACAACTGCTGCATGAACTGGTTCAGCTCTGGCAAATGTCACATTGGTGGCTGCTTTTGCAACTTTAttagaagaatcagaatcagctttattgccaggtatgcttacaaATACAGGGAATTTGTCTtgggtgacaggagcttccagtacacaacaatataaaaacagcaacaagacatggacaataatatttttttttatagaaaacaaagtatatatagaatacacaatacttatatatgtatatatatatacacacacacacacacacacacacactaccggtcaaaacctttgaaacacttgactgaaatgtttcacgtgatcttaaaaatcttttgatctgaaggtgtatgcttaaatgtttgaaatgagttttgtagacaaaaatatatttgtgccaccatatttatttcattataaaactcaaatttaataataaaaaaaagtttttgaaatggatgacttggaccaaataatgaagaaaagcagccaataattgCCAaccatagatgggaactccttcagtactgtttaaaaagcatcacagGGTGATATCTCAAGAAGATTGTTGAGAAAATTTCAAGAGTACATGACTGCAAATTCTGgtcaaagggtgactactttgaagatataacagttttaatttattttggattttgtttagtcacaacataattcccatagttccatttatgttattccatagttttgatgacttcgaTACTGttcttctaaaatgtgaagaaaaaatatttataataaagaatgagtgtttcaaaactgtaTCTaactacatatactgtatatacatgcattcatacacagacacacacatacattcactcaTACATaaacgtagtgcaaatctaaatacaaatctgttatatacagtgcaagggaatgtaatggcagaagttgggtgtgttggataaatataaaaagactagactgtgaatcgcacataattattgctcaatggggcagttttaactgttcattagctagatagcctgagggaaaaaactgttcctgtgcctgacggttgcTCAAagctctgtagcgtcggccagaaggcaacagttcaaaaaggtagtggggtccagagtgatttttccaggctttgtcctcactctggaagtgtacagttcttgaaggtaGGGCAGGGGGCTACCAAATATcatctcagcagtctgaactgttctttgtagtcttctgatatccgattttgtggctgaaccaaaccagacagctattgaatgcagaggacagactcaatgctGAGTAGAACACGaccagcagtgcctgtggcaggtttgCACTTCCTCAgatggcgaaggaagtacaacctcttctgggcatttttcacaatggagtcaatatgGGTCTTCCACTTCAGGTCTTGTAAGATGGTAGTTCCCAGGTTGCTTtttgggttttccactgtggacagTACCTGGTACTTTCTTTAGTACCaacttggtcgaggttccaagcgagccaagccgatactatGTGACTACCAGCATCACTGAATTTCCAACaagcgacatcaacccgctagttttaaagttagcaacagcaataaAAGTATCATTTGTTAACGCgaatttcgaattgtgaaaaaataaatggctgtgcgcaaaaccatgccgtgATCAAttaacgaggtgcagacggtcctctcgttagcgatgagtgaaacgaaaaagtctctcaggaagtgtctcacgGCTACCAACagaccatgcaacaactgctttatgcagcacaattagctagtagctaacagctagcagttgtgttattgatttggtcagtttgtgtcgtgtttaagatgatgtcacggcagtagagtcAGCGAAACTATGACAGtcaggggcactaaactgcagtggaaatgcaggctcagaaaagtaaagtgagtagagtttaggcgagtcgaaccgtaacgtgacagtgtttacagtgaagcttatttaattaatatttttattatatattagtaCATTCATAAAGACACTTGACCTTTgatttatacaaagattttgaAGACAGAGCACaggtgaactttttttttaaatcttttctaTTTGTACTATTTTTAATAGTAATATAATTCCCAATTTCTTTAAAAACTATCGAAAAAAGGGCTTTTTGTTAtaaaacttacatttatgaatgtgaaatttgacaaataaattaaatattaattaaataagctTTACTGTAAACACTGTTGTCGTAGCTTGTAGGCTTATCTTGCCAAGCATCTTCACGCATTTCCGCAGGAAATCTCGCGAGATCAGTTTCCTAGGTAACGGTACACCGTGTTTTCATGGAGAGGTCTGAGcgacagaaggtttgttatttaaaaaacaaatctctCACAACTCACAAATTCAATCTTTTATACCGTTTCATATATGTAAAAACTCATATAAAACGTGAATGTTTGTCATGAATATCGTTTAAATGTTTACAGCAACAGTTTTTGTGATTTTCTGGCTAGCTAATGATACATTGTGGTAAATAAATCAATGTTTATGAGTCAAATTGAGTCTTTTAAGACTAACTAAATATTTAACCTTTAGCCATACGCTACGAAATTGGTGTTAGCGACTTGCTAAAACGCAAAGATAGATTGTAAACCAGATCTCAAAACCTGTGTTTGTCCATTAATGCGATCGTAGTCAGCATCTTTTGGTGTCACTACGatgcctaaaaatgctgtctcaCTAGGTTTGGAGACAGCAAATATGCTGTAGTAATAATCAAAGTCCTTTAAACAAATTACTCTGTATCAGATTCAACTGACAACCAACCAGCCATACGACGAAAGTTTTGAGGTGAACGCAGAGGAGGCGGCCAGTGTGCACACACCAACCCCAAGACAGATAAGTGAGACACTCTTACCTCtcctttatattttaatgtaacatTTGCAATTGTTTTTAATGCCCATCTCTCATTATTTCAGTTTCCAGGAGGGCTGGCAGACATAAGCAGAGCACCATGGCCAGTTACACCGGTGATAAAATAGAAGAAGACACTAAAGTAAGAATATAGAAGTTCACACGTGTTTTATGAATAGAACAATTGAAGTTTGAATGACCAGTTCACATTTGACAGCAGCGAAAGAAAGAGCCGCCTTCTGGTCCTCGTGGTACTAATGAAAATGATGAtgcagaggaagaggaagacgacgacgatgatgacgatgatgatgacgatTCTGATGACACAGAGTCTGATGAAGAGGATGGGGAGCCCGGATCTGCTCTGGAGGGGTGGGACAACACATCTGAGATACAACCAGCAGCTAAAGAGAGATTGATTGAATTATGACACTAATGTATCTGCTGgagtaaatatttttattatggtTGGACTATCCTTAAGGGAGGCTAAGAAACTTTTGTTAAAGTTCTAATAGGCTAGAAGATCCTTTTTGAGATTGGAGAAGCACAATAGGAAGTGGGTTTGATGCGTAACtgcaaaaaactgaaaaaaaaaaccaagaaaaaaaaacattctatgtAAGTTTCATGAATGTATTTTACATAAGAGTTAGTTTCAGTTCTCTAATACATTACACAGAGTATTATAGTTGCAATATCAActcattgtaataaaaaaaattgtgaacagaacaaaacaagctATTGTATTACGTTATAAATTAATATGGATTTGTATAATTGACTCCTCACAGTGCTTATGATCCGGCCGATTATGATCACCTTCCTGTGAGTGCAGAGATCAAAGAGCTGTTTCAGTACATTACACGGTGAGCAAATGTCAGACCTCAACTTCACACCTTTTGTAACATTCaatttacattcaaaatgtacacTGAAACACAAAAAAGAACATTTGAAAGGGTTTTTAAAATTAACCATAAAAGGCCCACACAGAATCCAAGCCCAAAGAAATCTGCAGAAAGCTGATCATTCACGAAGTTCCACAGATCCCTCATGTGTTCGTGTATTAAAATGTTGGCTAATTTGATCATATTTTCAGCTACCAATACAAGTACTCTCAActccatttaaacacattttaacgtgtttaaatccattccacgTATTTCCTACTATAATCAATGGAGAAAATGGAGAACAAGGCAGCAGATGCCATCAGGTTCTTCCAAATAAGGCTCTGAgacttaaaatacaaaatacactcaTTTCACCTGCAAATTTCGGTGAGTTCTTACAGTTACTATTGATCTGACTGTTTCTTTCAGATACACCCCACAGACAATAGAGCTCGACCACAAACTGAAGCCCTTTATCCCAGACTTCATCCCAGCTGTAGGGGACATTGACGCTTTCCTTAAAGTAAGTAACACCTACTGAATCTCCCACTTTCAATTTCCATATGTCTGAAGTTGTGTTCTGAGCTTTTTCTGCAATCCCAAGGTACCACGGCCAGATGGAAAAGCTGACAATCTAGGTCTCCTGGTTCTTGATGAGCCATGCATTAAACAGTCAGACCCCACGGTGCTCTCGCTGTGGCTTTCAGAAAACAGCAAACAACACAATGTTACTGTGagttcacacacatacagtactacatctaaacacaaattaatattcttGTATACAGCGAAACAAAAGCAACAATCAAATAGATATGTAGAAAACTGATTAAAGCCCCAATTAAATGGCTTGATGAGCACTGGTCAAACCAGGAAGTTTGGGGACATATCGAAGTGCtcattccttttaaaaaaaaaagaatttgccaATAAGCTTTTTTCATATAACAGCCATAAACTGTGATTTGCCACTTGCAAGTTGGTTGCAGCTGGTATTAGGGGGAGTgacattctcattctaaagaGCATCTGATTGGactaaaatctgtgtagtgcaagatgagtcatcaatattttgggtCCTTTTTCCCAGAAGGAAAAAAGGCTGTTTATTGTAAAAGTTTAACTGctatgtttttttacttttaggagtacacaagCATATAGATgtcttcaaagctaatagacTTGTACTAAAAGTACTACAATTTTTAAGATGCCTCAGTTGGTTTGACCTAGTAAAATAATTGAGTATGCCATGCACACCTCTTCCACAGGAAGTGAAAGTTAAGAGCATCGAAAACCCGGAAAAGAACCCCAAAGCCATAGACAACTGGATCGAGAGCATTACTGAGCTGCATAAATCCAAACCTCCTGCTACTGTACACTACACAAGGTAAAAACTTTTTCTACACAAGGTAAAAACTCTACTGAAAGTACATGAGAATACCTGTCATTTTGTAACAAGAGTCTAATATGTTTTCTTAGACCCATGCCAGACATCGACAACCTGATGCAAGAGTGGCCGCCTGAATTTGAGGAACTTTTGGGGAAGGTTAGCTCTTAAACACTgactaaaaacaaattttttttaatgatctaCAATTATTCATCATATTCATGCATTTATCTTCACTTTGCTGTCTATTTACTAGGTGAATCTGCCCACAGCAGACATTGACTGTGATTTGGCAGAGTATGTTGACATTATTTGTGGTAAGTTGGTCTAACGCATATTTGTTATATTGCCTTTCTTGTTTATTGAAATGACTGCTAGTGTAACCTCTCTTAGGAATCCTGGACATTCCTGTGTACAAGAACCGAATTCAATCACTTCACGTCCTGTTCACACTCTACTCCGAATTTAAGAACTCACAGGTTAGTTTCAGACGGTGATCACGTTTACGTgcacttaaaggtgcagtatgtaatattgagaaacccttgttattaaagtcacctgtggctgttaagtgaactgcagccagctacccgTTGCTATTGCTCACGCTTGTGCACACAAGGTAGGGATGCATATCTTGAACATTTTCTACCATTAATTTCATATGttagattaacattgtttatgacagttactgtgtagacttaggaagtccgggaagggctcaaattttaagttgcgttacaagccttTCAAACATTAGCAAAAAAAAGGTGAAAAggtacatattgcacctttaagaaatGGTCTATTCCAGGATTTTTGCAGGATGTGGCATTTTGAAACATGTAAACAAGATTGCAGATTTCCTTATGccttttaagggattaagagaatgCAGTTTCACACTCGCGGGTGTCTTCCGGAGAACGCAaattatgtggccatgtaaatgtATAAGCACCATTGTtacagtttttttaaatgtgcgcACGTGTTtgaacaaacgtcataggatgcaGCCCAAAAACAAGTCATCACagcggaaagaattcaacatttccagaaatacagtgggaaaagcacatacactgtaaacgataaatatttatacacaagaatataaaatatcgactgtccctcaCATTCGTGTACATGTGCTCATACACTAGGGGAatccccactattgcagcacaattcCACTCCAGGTCGCAACAAAAACATCAACTATCgtggaatatctggaaatgaatcgaagcaacagagaataaaatagtgaagtcttcctcagataccatgttttttatttaaacaagtgCCATGGAGAAATTAttttgctgtggagaaagctgcttactgatcaagccgcatgtatatgggagtaaTGAGTGCACCGCTTAAACATGGCATGGAAAAGGCAACACCACTTTCTCGCAATAAAATGCTTTATCGCAATAAgacgctttctggtgtccatttaAACGTAGTCACTCTTAAACATTTAACTTGAACATCACTTCTCAGATTCTGTAAATAATTATTGATTGTTGTGCAGAATTTTTATTATTTGGCATATTTGTAGAACAAAGGATTTAGAATGTTTgagtttgtcatttttttggttGTATTATTGATTTACctccttttgtttttctctcttttgtgaTTAGCACTTTAAAGTTGCAGAGGGCCAGAAATCTGAAACACTATCTGCTTCACGTACAGCCACTGCTGATTTAGAAAAACTCACTTTGGACTGAGGTTGCTCTTTCGTTGTCATGGCCTGTTGTGCACAGCCTTGTTTCTTACATCCTTTTATGTTCAAATTTGATATGTCACAAGTAGTGTTGTTATATTAAGACATTCGTCAAGACATTGTTAGACTGATGAAAACTAGCATTAGCCACATTGTGATGTTTTAATCACTACAAATGGATTTTAATAAAAAGCTTTTTCCTCAAACTGTAGACTTTAAATGTGTTGtcaaatataatgtttaaatattgatGTCAGAATCATCCAACCTCAACAACTGTGCTCAGTCACAGGTGGGCAGCTTTTGGGGAGATGATACCAAAGGTTACAAGCTCAAAATCTACAGTAGTTGTGTTGACTACTGAACTAAAGACTAAATACTACTTCTTGACTATGAGCTAAAGAGTTGCAGAGTTCTTATAGAACAATTGTGCCCTTAAACAAGGCACAAAACCCTAGTTCCACAATGTCACACACTTAAAAAGACACTTAAACTCTGTTTAACTACTACGTCATGACACCACTGTTGTAAATATCCCATAAAAACAGTATTTAATTGAATCAAATCAACATTAGTAAAGCTAATAGGACTAGATGTTTCAATCCCTTATGTAGGAAACTCTTGACAGTAGCAGTCGGTGTGGAGTGGTGAAAAGGAGGATAAGGTATGTCATTGGGGTCTTCAGGTGGGCACCCTGCTTCATCTACGTTTCGTTGATTAAAGCCCACAACGTCTCCATAAGGCTCAACAGTGTACCCAGCGTCCCAGGTACACCCCCTCCATGCCATACCCTCAATATCCCTAATGGACTCTGCATGGCAGGGGCGTCCTTCTCCCTGAATCGGGCCTAAGCCTGACCGCATACCATGTGTTTCTACCTTACTGCCCAATTGGAGTCGTTACGCTTGATCCAGAGCCAATTACTGCTTTTTTCGCAGCAGTTGACATGGACTTGATGGCCTGTTGGAGACAGCGACCCTTCACCCCTATCTTTTTCAGCAAACTGATGGTAGATGTAGCAACAAATCCCCTGCATCCCACCTCTACTGGAAAGATGCTGGTCTTCCAGCCACTCTGGGATGCTTCAGCTGCTAGGTTGGAATATTTGGTCTTTTTCCTCTCATATGCCTCTTCAACTCCATCTTCCCATGGTACTGTTAATTCCACCACATATACTAATTTTGTTGTTGGAGACCACAGGACCATGTCTGGTCGGAGTGTTGTAGCCACTATTTCTGTGGGAAATACAAGCTTCTTATCAAGGTCCACTTCCAACTTCCAATCTCGCGCTGACTGCAGGATGCTTGTATCCTTAAGTGCTGTACTATGCTATTGATTTTGGCCAGCTGGTACGAAATTTGTGAAGTTGACCTGTATTGCTGATGTTTGTGGGAGATTGTTTGTGGTGGTTCGCTTCTGTTCTATTATTGATGCCAGTTCTCTGAGTACTTGGTTATGCCGCCAAGTATAGCGCCCTTGGGCGAGACTTGTAGTACACCCTGATAGAATGTGCCTTAGGGATGCAGGTACTTGACACAGGGAACAGGCAGGATCTTCTCCATACCACACTTTTAGATTTTGGGGGGAGGGTAGCAGGTCGTATGTGGCCCTGATGACAAAACTCAGCCGAGCTCCCTCCATCTGCCAGATGTCACGCCAGCTGAGCTTTTTCTTCTCCAGGCCCTCCCGGTTGGTCCATCTCCCTTGCTTGGCCATTGATACGGCTTTGGCATGTCGCTCTCCTTCCTCCTGTTTCCTAATTTCCTCTACCACTAGCTGTCTCTTCTGCACTGATGTTGCTTTATGCCACAGAGGAGTTTTGGGGATGAGTCCGAACCCTGCCCTTCCATGCTGTACTTGTCCAACCACATCTCTGAAATGAAGCGCAGACTTTGCACTCTGAACAGCTTCTGATGGAGTCCACTTTCTTCCTGCTACCACCCGAGGGGCTGCTGTTCGAATGACTGCATCCTCAGATTCAGATAGGGTCATGACGAGCCTTGCTTTGGTGCATTTGAACTCTTCTACAAGCCCTGTGATTGGTAATTCCAACTTGCCATGTCCATAAAGTCCAACGGAACTGAAACACCGTGGAACTCCAAGCCACTGCTTCAGCTGTGTGCTTACTAGCCGTTCCAACTTTTCAACCTTGGTGATGGGGATCTCATATACGGTTAACGGCCACAAGAATCTTGGGAGTATTCCAAACTGAAAACACCATAGCTTGAGTTTTCCTGGCAACAAGGTCTTATTGATGCGCTCCATGTACATGCTGGTATCATTTTTTTAGTTGTTCAAACTGCTCGGTGTCTTTGAGCTTCGCATCATACCATCTCCCCAAGCTCTTTACTGGCATT
This genomic window contains:
- the LOC127637077 gene encoding intraflagellar transport protein 46 homolog isoform X1; the protein is MERSERQKIQLTTNQPYDESFEVNAEEAASVHTPTPRQIISRRAGRHKQSTMASYTGDKIEEDTKQRKKEPPSGPRGTNENDDAEEEEDDDDDDDDDDDSDDTESDEEDGEPGSALEGAYDPADYDHLPVSAEIKELFQYITRYTPQTIELDHKLKPFIPDFIPAVGDIDAFLKVPRPDGKADNLGLLVLDEPCIKQSDPTVLSLWLSENSKQHNVTEVKVKSIENPEKNPKAIDNWIESITELHKSKPPATVHYTRPMPDIDNLMQEWPPEFEELLGKVNLPTADIDCDLAEYVDIICGILDIPVYKNRIQSLHVLFTLYSEFKNSQWAACCLGLVVLPDASSSFPGVLILCGLWGSSCR
- the LOC127637077 gene encoding intraflagellar transport protein 46 homolog isoform X2; amino-acid sequence: MERSERQKIQLTTNQPYDESFEVNAEEAASVHTPTPRQIISRRAGRHKQSTMASYTGDKIEEDTKRKKEPPSGPRGTNENDDAEEEEDDDDDDDDDDDSDDTESDEEDGEPGSALEGAYDPADYDHLPVSAEIKELFQYITRYTPQTIELDHKLKPFIPDFIPAVGDIDAFLKVPRPDGKADNLGLLVLDEPCIKQSDPTVLSLWLSENSKQHNVTEVKVKSIENPEKNPKAIDNWIESITELHKSKPPATVHYTRPMPDIDNLMQEWPPEFEELLGKVNLPTADIDCDLAEYVDIICGILDIPVYKNRIQSLHVLFTLYSEFKNSQWAACCLGLVVLPDASSSFPGVLILCGLWGSSCR
- the LOC127637077 gene encoding intraflagellar transport protein 46 homolog isoform X3 — translated: MERSERQKIQLTTNQPYDESFEVNAEEAASVHTPTPRQIISRRAGRHKQSTMASYTGDKIEEDTKQRKKEPPSGPRGTNENDDAEEEEDDDDDDDDDDDSDDTESDEEDGEPGSALEGAYDPADYDHLPVSAEIKELFQYITRYTPQTIELDHKLKPFIPDFIPAVGDIDAFLKVPRPDGKADNLGLLVLDEPCIKQSDPTVLSLWLSENSKQHNVTEVKVKSIENPEKNPKAIDNWIESITELHKSKPPATVHYTRPMPDIDNLMQEWPPEFEELLGKVNLPTADIDCDLAEYVDIICGILDIPVYKNRIQSLHVLFTLYSEFKNSQHFKVAEGQKSETLSASRTATADLEKLTLD
- the LOC127637077 gene encoding intraflagellar transport protein 46 homolog isoform X4, producing MERSERQKIQLTTNQPYDESFEVNAEEAASVHTPTPRQIISRRAGRHKQSTMASYTGDKIEEDTKRKKEPPSGPRGTNENDDAEEEEDDDDDDDDDDDSDDTESDEEDGEPGSALEGAYDPADYDHLPVSAEIKELFQYITRYTPQTIELDHKLKPFIPDFIPAVGDIDAFLKVPRPDGKADNLGLLVLDEPCIKQSDPTVLSLWLSENSKQHNVTEVKVKSIENPEKNPKAIDNWIESITELHKSKPPATVHYTRPMPDIDNLMQEWPPEFEELLGKVNLPTADIDCDLAEYVDIICGILDIPVYKNRIQSLHVLFTLYSEFKNSQHFKVAEGQKSETLSASRTATADLEKLTLD